In Streptomyces alboniger, the following are encoded in one genomic region:
- a CDS encoding ABC transporter permease: MPEPHQPERAIAATGAGGAMDLAASEAASLEKLPAGPGGGGPSAPARSLWSDAWQDLRRNPVFIVSGLIIVFLVVISLWPSLIATGNPLACDLANAQKGSAPGHPFGFNEQGCDVYTRVVHGARVSVTVGVCATLGVALLGSVLGGLAGFFGGVWDAILSRVTDVFFAIPVVLGGLVLLSVVTSSAVWPVVGFMVLLGWPQISRIARGSVITVKQNDYVQAARALGASDTRMLLRHIAPNAVAPVIVVATIALGTFIALEATLSYLGVGLKPPTVSWGIDISAASLYIRNAPHMLLWPAGALAVTVLAFIMLGDAVRDALDPKLR, translated from the coding sequence ATGCCTGAACCCCATCAGCCGGAGCGGGCCATCGCGGCGACCGGCGCGGGCGGCGCGATGGACCTCGCCGCGAGCGAGGCGGCCTCGCTGGAGAAGCTCCCGGCCGGGCCCGGGGGCGGCGGCCCCTCGGCGCCCGCGCGGAGCCTGTGGTCGGACGCCTGGCAGGACCTTCGGCGCAACCCGGTCTTCATCGTCTCGGGCCTGATCATCGTCTTCCTCGTCGTCATCTCGCTGTGGCCCTCGCTCATCGCCACCGGCAACCCGCTGGCCTGCGACCTCGCCAACGCGCAGAAAGGTTCCGCCCCCGGCCACCCCTTCGGCTTCAACGAACAGGGCTGCGACGTCTACACCCGGGTCGTCCACGGCGCGCGGGTCTCCGTCACCGTCGGCGTGTGCGCCACCCTCGGCGTCGCCCTCCTCGGCAGCGTCCTCGGCGGCCTCGCCGGGTTCTTCGGCGGGGTGTGGGACGCGATCCTCTCGCGCGTCACGGACGTCTTCTTCGCCATCCCCGTCGTCCTCGGCGGCCTGGTGCTCCTGTCCGTGGTCACCAGCTCCGCCGTCTGGCCCGTGGTCGGCTTCATGGTGCTGCTCGGCTGGCCGCAGATCTCCCGCATCGCGCGCGGCTCCGTCATCACCGTCAAGCAGAACGACTACGTCCAGGCGGCGCGGGCGCTCGGCGCCTCCGACACGCGGATGCTCCTGCGCCACATCGCGCCGAACGCCGTCGCCCCCGTCATCGTCGTGGCGACCATCGCACTGGGTACGTTCATCGCGCTGGAGGCCACGCTCTCCTACCTCGGTGTCGGGCTGAAGCCGCCGACCGTCAGCTGGGGCATCGACATCTCGGCCGCCTCCCTCTACATCCGCAACGCCCCGCACATGCTGCTCTGGCCGGCCGGGGCGCTGGCGGTCACCGTGCTCGCGTTCATCATGCTCGGCGACGCGGTGCGCGACGCCCTCGACCCGAAGCTGAGGTAG
- a CDS encoding ABC transporter ATP-binding protein translates to MATAYETPATAPAALLEVRDLHVEFRTRDGVAKAVNGVDYAVGAGETLAVLGESGSGKSVTAQAVMGILDMPPGRITRGEILFQGRDLLKLKEDERRKVRGAGMAMIFQDALSSLNPVLSVGEQLGEMYVVHRGMSRKDARAKAVELMDRVRIPAARERVGQYPHQFSGGMRQRIMIAMAMALEPSLIIADEPTTALDVTVQAQVMDLLAELQREMNMGLILITHDLGVVADVADTIAVMYAGRIVEKAPVHEIYRAPAHPYTRGLLESIPRLDQKGQDLYAIKGLPPNLMNIPPGCAFHPRCPMAQDICVTEEPPLARVTYEGLVAERRSACHFWKETLDAAR, encoded by the coding sequence ATGGCAACCGCTTACGAGACGCCGGCCACAGCGCCGGCCGCGCTCCTCGAAGTGCGCGACCTGCATGTGGAGTTCCGTACCAGGGACGGCGTCGCCAAGGCCGTCAACGGCGTCGACTACGCCGTCGGCGCGGGCGAGACGCTCGCCGTGCTCGGCGAGTCCGGCTCGGGCAAGTCCGTGACCGCCCAGGCCGTCATGGGCATCCTCGACATGCCGCCCGGCAGGATCACAAGGGGCGAGATCCTCTTCCAGGGCCGGGACCTCCTCAAGCTCAAGGAGGACGAGCGGCGCAAGGTACGCGGCGCCGGCATGGCGATGATCTTCCAGGACGCGCTGTCGTCGCTGAACCCGGTCCTGAGCGTCGGCGAACAGCTCGGCGAGATGTACGTCGTCCACCGGGGCATGTCCAGGAAGGACGCCAGGGCCAAGGCCGTCGAGCTGATGGACCGGGTGCGCATCCCGGCCGCCCGCGAACGCGTCGGCCAGTACCCGCACCAGTTCAGCGGCGGCATGCGCCAGCGCATCATGATCGCCATGGCGATGGCACTCGAACCCTCCCTGATCATCGCGGACGAGCCGACCACCGCCCTCGACGTCACCGTCCAGGCCCAGGTCATGGACCTCCTCGCCGAACTCCAGCGCGAGATGAACATGGGCCTGATCCTCATCACCCACGACCTCGGCGTCGTCGCGGACGTCGCCGACACCATCGCCGTCATGTACGCGGGCCGCATCGTCGAGAAGGCCCCCGTCCACGAGATCTACCGGGCGCCCGCACACCCGTACACCCGCGGCCTGCTCGAATCCATCCCGCGCCTTGACCAGAAGGGCCAGGACCTCTACGCCATCAAGGGCCTCCCGCCGAACCTCATGAACATCCCGCCGGGCTGCGCCTTCCACCCCCGCTGCCCCATGGCGCAGGACATCTGCGTCACCGAGGAGCCGCCGCTCGCCCGGGTCACGTACGAGGGCCTGGTCGCCGAGCGCAGGAGCGCCTGCCACTTCTGGAAGGAGACGCTCGATGCCGCACGCTGA
- a CDS encoding ABC transporter ATP-binding protein, with product MPHAEHGHEPILQVRGLVKHYPLTRGVLIRKQVGAVKAVDGVDLDLYQGETLGIVGESGCGKSTVAKMLVNLERPTAGEIRYRGEDITKLSGRALKAVRRNIQMVFQDPYTSLNPRMTVGDIIGEPYEIHPEVAPKGSRRQKVQDLLDVVGLNPEYINRYPHQFSGGQRQRIGIARGLALRPEIIVADEPVSALDVSVQAQVINLLEQLQEQFDLSYVFIAHDLSIVRHISDRVGVMYLGRIVETGSDEEIYEHPTHPYTQALLSAVPVPDPEAREHRERIILSGDVPSPANPPSGCRFRTRCWKARERCALEVPALAVPAEFRYQQGPAAHDSACHFAEEKQVVP from the coding sequence ATGCCGCACGCTGAACACGGGCACGAACCCATCCTCCAGGTGCGCGGCCTGGTCAAGCACTACCCGCTGACCCGGGGCGTCCTCATCCGCAAGCAGGTCGGCGCGGTCAAGGCCGTGGACGGCGTCGACCTCGACCTGTACCAAGGCGAGACGCTGGGCATCGTGGGTGAGTCGGGCTGCGGCAAGTCCACGGTCGCCAAGATGCTGGTCAACCTGGAGCGGCCGACCGCGGGCGAGATCCGCTACCGGGGCGAGGACATCACCAAGCTGTCGGGGCGTGCGCTGAAGGCGGTCCGGCGCAACATCCAGATGGTGTTCCAGGACCCGTACACCTCGCTGAACCCCCGTATGACGGTGGGCGACATCATCGGGGAGCCCTACGAGATCCACCCCGAGGTGGCCCCGAAGGGCTCGCGCCGCCAGAAGGTCCAGGACCTCCTGGACGTGGTCGGCCTCAACCCCGAGTACATCAACCGCTACCCGCACCAGTTCTCGGGCGGCCAGCGCCAGCGCATCGGCATCGCACGCGGACTCGCGCTCCGCCCCGAGATCATCGTCGCCGACGAGCCGGTCTCCGCGCTCGACGTCTCCGTCCAGGCGCAGGTCATCAACCTCCTGGAGCAGCTACAGGAGCAGTTCGACCTCAGCTACGTCTTCATCGCCCACGACCTGTCGATCGTGCGGCACATCTCCGACCGGGTCGGCGTGATGTACCTCGGCCGGATCGTCGAGACAGGCTCGGACGAGGAGATCTACGAGCATCCGACGCACCCCTACACCCAGGCACTGCTCTCCGCCGTGCCGGTCCCCGACCCCGAGGCGCGCGAGCACCGGGAGCGGATCATCCTCAGCGGCGACGTGCCCTCGCCCGCCAACCCGCCCTCCGGCTGCCGGTTCCGCACGCGCTGCTGGAAGGCCAGGGAGCGGTGCGCCCTGGAGGTGCCGGCGCTCGCGGTCCCCGCGGAGTTCCGGTACCAGCAGGGGCCCGCGGCCCACGACTCGGCCTGCCACTTCGCCGAGGAGAAGCAGGTCGTGCCGTAG
- a CDS encoding alpha/beta fold hydrolase, translating to MTSENPGIPRPDGSPARGVSFPRENARTRRFTLGAPRAFTVAPDGSRVVFLRSSSGTDPVSGLWVLDLADGAAERVAADPGVLLGGAAERLSPRERARRERSRESGAGIVEYATDAAVELAAFALSGRLFTAELRAGTARQLPARGPVIDPRPSPDGRHVAYVSGGALRVTGADGEGDRALAEPEPGHAATVTYGLAEHVAAESMARHRGFWWSPSSDRLLVARVDDAPVRRWWIADPAHPDREPTKVAYPAAGTANADVRLFVLGLDGSRTEVVWDRVRLPYLARVHWSADGAPLLLVQSRDQRSQSYLAVNPEGSTRMVHAEDDADWLELFPGVPCWSPSGKLVRIVDEGGARVLAWGERPLTGAQLHVRAVLDVTEEDILVAASAGAAAADPEVGEVHVYRVNELGVERLSREPGVHSAVRAGGLTVLVSATLDRPGARVQVLRDGKQVATVASYAQRPGLTPRVTLAEGGTRRIPCAVLLPREYKAADGPLPVLLDPYGGPHGQRVQRAQGVFLTSQWFADQGFAVIVADGRGTPGRSPAWEKSIKNDLTVTLDDQVDALHSLAATGEYPLDLDRVAIRGSSYGGYLAAMAALRRPDVFHAAVSVAPVTDLRLYDTHYEERYLGDPARTPQTYRHNSLVWDDGLVEAAGPHRPMLIVHGLADDNVVVAHSLRLSSALLAEGRPHEVLPLSGVTHLMGQEQVAENLLLLQVDFLKRSLGL from the coding sequence ATGACCTCCGAGAACCCCGGAATCCCCAGGCCCGACGGCAGCCCGGCGCGGGGTGTCTCCTTCCCGCGCGAGAACGCCCGGACGCGGCGTTTCACCCTCGGCGCGCCGCGTGCCTTCACGGTCGCGCCCGACGGGTCCCGGGTCGTGTTCCTGCGTTCGTCGTCCGGCACCGACCCGGTGAGCGGCCTCTGGGTGCTGGATCTGGCGGACGGGGCGGCCGAGCGCGTGGCGGCCGATCCGGGCGTGCTGCTCGGCGGTGCGGCCGAGCGGCTCTCGCCCCGGGAGCGGGCGCGGCGCGAGCGCAGCCGGGAGAGCGGTGCGGGCATCGTGGAGTACGCGACGGACGCGGCGGTGGAGCTGGCGGCGTTCGCGCTGTCGGGCCGGCTCTTCACGGCGGAGCTGCGCGCGGGCACGGCACGCCAACTGCCCGCGCGGGGCCCGGTGATCGACCCGCGCCCCTCGCCGGACGGCCGGCATGTCGCCTATGTGTCCGGGGGCGCCCTGCGGGTGACGGGCGCCGACGGCGAGGGGGACAGGGCGCTCGCGGAGCCGGAACCGGGCCACGCGGCGACCGTCACGTACGGCCTCGCGGAGCACGTCGCGGCCGAGTCGATGGCGCGGCACCGCGGCTTCTGGTGGTCGCCGAGCTCCGACCGGCTGCTCGTGGCGCGGGTCGATGACGCCCCGGTGCGGCGCTGGTGGATCGCGGACCCCGCGCACCCGGACCGCGAGCCCACGAAGGTCGCGTATCCGGCGGCGGGCACGGCGAACGCGGACGTGCGCCTGTTCGTCCTCGGGCTCGACGGGTCGCGCACCGAGGTGGTGTGGGACCGCGTCCGCCTCCCGTATCTCGCCCGTGTGCACTGGTCGGCGGACGGCGCCCCGCTGCTGCTCGTGCAGTCCCGCGACCAGCGGAGCCAGTCGTACCTCGCGGTGAACCCCGAGGGTTCGACGCGGATGGTGCACGCCGAGGACGACGCGGACTGGCTGGAACTCTTCCCCGGCGTGCCCTGCTGGTCCCCCAGCGGCAAGCTGGTGCGGATCGTCGACGAGGGCGGCGCTCGGGTCCTCGCATGGGGCGAACGGCCGCTGACCGGGGCGCAGTTGCACGTCCGCGCGGTGCTCGATGTGACCGAGGAGGACATCCTCGTCGCGGCGTCGGCGGGCGCGGCGGCGGCCGATCCCGAGGTCGGCGAGGTGCATGTCTACCGCGTCAACGAACTGGGTGTGGAACGCCTCTCGCGGGAACCCGGTGTGCACTCGGCGGTGCGGGCGGGCGGACTCACGGTGCTCGTTTCGGCCACCCTCGACCGGCCCGGCGCCCGGGTCCAGGTGCTGCGCGACGGCAAGCAGGTGGCCACTGTCGCCTCATACGCCCAGCGCCCGGGGCTCACGCCGCGCGTGACGCTCGCCGAAGGGGGCACGCGGCGTATCCCGTGCGCCGTTCTGCTACCCAGGGAATACAAGGCGGCGGACGGGCCACTTCCGGTACTCCTCGATCCGTACGGCGGTCCGCACGGTCAGCGCGTCCAGCGTGCGCAGGGCGTCTTCCTGACTTCGCAGTGGTTCGCCGATCAGGGGTTCGCGGTGATCGTGGCGGACGGCCGCGGCACACCGGGGCGCTCCCCCGCCTGGGAGAAGTCGATCAAGAACGACCTCACGGTGACGCTCGACGACCAGGTCGACGCCCTGCACTCCCTCGCGGCGACCGGGGAGTACCCCCTGGACCTGGACCGGGTGGCGATCCGCGGCTCGTCCTACGGCGGCTACCTCGCGGCGATGGCCGCGCTGCGCCGCCCCGACGTGTTCCACGCGGCGGTATCCGTCGCCCCGGTCACGGACCTGCGGCTGTACGACACGCACTACGAGGAGCGGTACCTCGGCGACCCGGCCCGGACCCCACAGACGTACCGCCACAACTCGCTGGTCTGGGACGACGGTCTGGTCGAGGCGGCCGGGCCGCACCGGCCGATGCTGATCGTGCACGGCCTGGCCGACGACAACGTGGTGGTGGCCCACTCCCTGCGGCTCTCCTCCGCGCTGCTCGCCGAGGGGCGCCCGCACGAGGTGCTTCCCCTGTCGGGCGTGACGCACCTGATGGGACAGGAGCAGGTCGCGGAGAATCTGCTCCTGCTCCAGGTCGACTTCCTGAAGCGGTCGCTCGGCCTCTGA
- the mshB gene encoding N-acetyl-1-D-myo-inositol-2-amino-2-deoxy-alpha-D-glucopyranoside deacetylase, whose amino-acid sequence MTEPPARRLLLVHAHPDDESINNGATMAKYAAEGAQVTLVTCTLGEEGEVIPAELAHLAADREDSLGAQRIGELAAAMKELGVTDHRFLGGAGRYRDSGMMGLEQNRRPGAFWSADLDEAAAHLVEVIREVRPQVLVTYDPDGGYGHPDHIQAHRVAMRAAELAAEPAFRGDLGEPHTISKIYWNRAPRSVVEERFRWMTGALRFSPFTTPAAVADVPGVTDDERITTEIDGTPYKAAKAAAMRAHATQITVSEPLFVLSNDLAQPIFEVEYYELVRGEASRKDGARETDLFAGLERVTDVAGVTAL is encoded by the coding sequence ATGACGGAACCGCCCGCCCGGCGCCTGCTGCTCGTGCACGCGCACCCCGACGACGAGTCGATCAACAATGGCGCGACCATGGCCAAGTACGCGGCCGAGGGCGCCCAGGTGACGTTGGTGACCTGCACGCTGGGCGAGGAGGGCGAGGTCATCCCGGCCGAGCTCGCCCACCTCGCCGCCGACCGCGAGGACTCCCTGGGCGCCCAGCGCATCGGGGAACTCGCCGCCGCCATGAAGGAACTGGGCGTCACCGACCACCGCTTCCTCGGCGGCGCCGGCCGCTACCGCGACTCCGGGATGATGGGCCTCGAACAGAACCGCCGTCCCGGTGCCTTCTGGTCGGCCGACCTCGACGAGGCTGCCGCGCACCTCGTCGAGGTGATCCGCGAGGTCCGGCCACAGGTCCTCGTCACGTACGACCCCGACGGCGGGTACGGCCACCCCGACCACATCCAGGCCCACCGCGTCGCCATGCGCGCCGCCGAGCTGGCGGCCGAGCCCGCCTTCCGCGGCGACCTCGGTGAGCCGCACACCATCAGCAAGATCTACTGGAACCGCGCGCCGCGGTCCGTGGTCGAGGAGCGCTTCCGCTGGATGACGGGGGCGCTGCGGTTCTCGCCGTTCACGACTCCCGCCGCCGTCGCGGACGTCCCGGGCGTCACGGACGACGAGCGGATCACGACGGAGATCGACGGCACGCCCTACAAGGCGGCCAAGGCGGCGGCGATGCGGGCCCACGCCACCCAGATCACGGTGAGCGAGCCGCTGTTCGTCCTCTCCAACGACCTCGCCCAGCCGATCTTCGAGGTGGAGTACTACGAACTGGTGCGGGGAGAAGCGTCGCGTAAGGACGGAGCCCGCGAGACGGATCTGTTCGCGGGTCTCGAAAGGGTGACGGATGTGGCTGGGGTGACCGCGCTGTGA
- a CDS encoding DUF6113 family protein yields the protein MRAGRVAAYAALFVLGAVVGAAGALVQGGFFPAGLLLALLGAAGAFYGGARAVGTKAGAVAPAVGWLVAVMLLTATRSEGDFLFGASPRSYGFLVGGMVVAVMCATLGQRPQPTASAARLGK from the coding sequence CTGCGGGCGGGCCGAGTCGCCGCGTACGCCGCTCTCTTCGTGCTCGGCGCCGTCGTGGGCGCCGCGGGCGCGCTCGTCCAGGGCGGCTTCTTCCCCGCCGGACTGCTGCTCGCCCTCCTGGGCGCGGCCGGTGCCTTCTACGGCGGGGCGCGGGCGGTCGGCACCAAGGCGGGGGCCGTCGCGCCCGCCGTCGGCTGGCTCGTCGCGGTGATGCTGCTCACCGCCACCAGATCCGAGGGGGACTTCCTCTTCGGTGCGAGCCCCCGCTCGTACGGCTTCCTGGTCGGCGGCATGGTGGTGGCTGTGATGTGCGCCACGCTCGGGCAGCGGCCGCAACCGACCGCGTCCGCCGCCCGACTTGGCAAGTGA
- a CDS encoding ABC transporter ATP-binding protein: protein MDHMNAVTFTEVTKSYGDVRAVDGLTLDLRPGETVALLGPNGAGKSTTLDLLLGLGRPDSGTVRVFGTSPREAITAGRVGAMLQSGGLMGEVTVRELVRLACDLHPRPRRVGDVLAHAGIGQIADRKVDKLSGGQEQRVRFALATAGANDLILLDEPTTGMDVTARQAFWATMREQADQGRAVLFATHYLEEADAIADRVLVLHRGRLLADGTAAEIKARAGARKVAFDLAEIDAALAGRLRELPFLTALDISGHSVRLQSADADATVHALYGLGVYPHNLEVAGLGLEQAFVAITEAEEARTR, encoded by the coding sequence ATGGATCACATGAACGCAGTGACCTTCACAGAGGTGACCAAGAGCTACGGCGACGTCCGCGCCGTGGACGGGCTCACCCTCGACCTGCGCCCCGGCGAGACCGTGGCGCTCCTCGGGCCGAACGGCGCGGGCAAGTCCACCACCCTCGACCTCCTGCTCGGCCTCGGGCGCCCGGACAGCGGCACGGTGCGGGTCTTCGGAACCTCGCCGCGCGAGGCGATCACCGCGGGCCGGGTCGGCGCCATGCTGCAAAGCGGCGGGCTGATGGGCGAGGTCACCGTGCGCGAGCTGGTGCGGCTCGCCTGCGATCTGCACCCGAGGCCCCGCAGGGTCGGTGACGTGCTGGCACACGCGGGCATCGGGCAGATCGCCGACCGCAAGGTCGACAAGCTCTCCGGCGGCCAGGAGCAGCGCGTGCGCTTCGCGCTCGCCACGGCCGGCGCGAACGACCTCATCCTCCTGGACGAGCCGACGACCGGCATGGACGTCACCGCCCGCCAGGCGTTCTGGGCCACCATGCGGGAGCAGGCGGACCAGGGCCGCGCGGTCCTGTTCGCCACGCACTACCTGGAGGAGGCCGACGCGATCGCCGACCGCGTCCTGGTCCTGCACCGCGGCCGCCTCCTCGCGGACGGCACCGCCGCCGAGATCAAGGCGAGGGCGGGCGCGCGCAAGGTCGCCTTCGACCTCGCCGAGATCGACGCAGCGCTGGCCGGCCGGCTGCGGGAGCTGCCTTTCCTGACGGCGCTGGACATCTCGGGCCACTCGGTCCGCCTCCAGTCCGCCGACGCCGACGCCACCGTGCACGCGCTGTACGGACTGGGTGTATACCCCCACAATCTCGAAGTCGCCGGGCTCGGTCTCGAGCAGGCCTTCGTGGCGATCACCGAGGCCGAGGAGGCACGGACCCGATGA
- a CDS encoding ABC transporter permease — protein MTNTLAARGLIKLEITRALRNRKAQFFSMIYPSLLFLIISGTAGDVPGSGLSLPAFMMVSMASFGALTAVLMGNSERIAKERENGWVRQLRLTTLPGRGYVLAKTASAAVVSLPSILVVFAVAAIFKDVRFEAWQWLALTGAIWAGSLCFAALGVAIGYLATGDAVRPITMIVYFVLSLLGGLWMPSTTFPDWLQTLADWLPTHAYAALGRAIELGDAPHAKDVILLAAYFLLFAGGAAWLYRKDTLKA, from the coding sequence ATGACGAACACACTGGCCGCACGGGGCCTGATCAAGCTGGAGATCACCCGCGCCCTGCGCAACCGCAAGGCCCAGTTCTTCTCCATGATCTATCCGTCCCTGCTCTTCCTGATCATCTCGGGCACCGCCGGCGACGTCCCCGGCTCGGGGCTGTCGCTCCCGGCGTTCATGATGGTCTCGATGGCGTCCTTCGGCGCCCTCACCGCCGTTCTGATGGGCAACAGCGAGCGCATCGCGAAGGAGCGGGAGAACGGCTGGGTGCGCCAGCTGCGCCTGACGACGCTCCCCGGGCGCGGCTACGTCCTGGCGAAGACCGCGAGCGCGGCGGTGGTCAGCCTGCCCTCGATCCTCGTGGTGTTCGCGGTCGCCGCCATCTTCAAGGACGTCCGCTTCGAGGCCTGGCAGTGGCTGGCGCTGACCGGCGCGATCTGGGCGGGCAGCCTCTGCTTCGCGGCCCTCGGCGTGGCCATCGGCTATCTCGCGACCGGTGACGCGGTCCGCCCGATCACGATGATCGTCTACTTCGTGCTCTCCCTCCTCGGCGGCCTGTGGATGCCCTCGACGACGTTCCCCGACTGGCTCCAGACCCTGGCCGACTGGCTTCCGACCCACGCGTACGCTGCCCTCGGGCGGGCCATCGAACTGGGTGACGCCCCGCACGCGAAGGACGTCATCCTGCTGGCCGCCTACTTCCTCCTCTTCGCGGGCGGCGCGGCCTGGCTGTACCGGAAGGACACACTGAAGGCGTGA
- a CDS encoding sensor histidine kinase, producing MAWISVWLIFLSSPIKDLADGRHTVRATVLGSLGLAVFVACYLILVFRYTTKVLDRGRLYAAFGLLLLLAAVLSFSFGDPWLGLFVYVSVSAGVVLSLRASVWIIPGVTLLMILIGLRDDGLGDLITSLGLITFMVGYAMSGVRQLIRTMIQLRQARATVAQLAANEERLRLARDLHDLLGHSLSLITLKSELAGRMLPDHPDKAAKEVADIERVSRQALVDVREAVSGYRRRTLAGELAGARTALAAAGIEGDVPLEPPAELPAEEAEAALAWALREAVTNVVRHSSARHCTVAFAARQTLAGPLLELSVEDDGVGGSGAAAGNGLTGLAERVEAVGGALETGPAARRGFRLAARVPLAEAPVGSPS from the coding sequence ATGGCCTGGATCAGTGTCTGGCTGATCTTCCTCAGCTCACCGATCAAGGACCTGGCCGACGGCCGTCACACGGTCCGCGCCACGGTGCTCGGCTCCCTCGGCCTCGCGGTCTTCGTGGCCTGCTATCTGATCCTGGTCTTCCGCTACACCACGAAGGTGCTCGACCGGGGCAGGCTCTACGCGGCGTTCGGGCTGCTCCTGCTCCTCGCCGCGGTCCTCTCCTTCAGCTTCGGCGACCCCTGGCTCGGACTCTTCGTGTACGTCTCCGTGTCCGCCGGAGTCGTCCTGTCGCTGCGGGCCTCGGTCTGGATCATCCCGGGGGTCACCCTGCTGATGATTTTGATCGGCCTGCGCGACGACGGCCTCGGCGACCTGATCACCAGCCTCGGACTGATCACCTTCATGGTGGGCTACGCCATGTCCGGTGTGCGCCAGTTGATCCGTACGATGATCCAGCTCCGCCAGGCACGGGCCACCGTCGCCCAGCTGGCGGCCAACGAGGAGCGGCTGCGGCTGGCCAGGGACCTGCACGACCTGCTCGGCCACTCCCTCTCCCTGATCACGCTCAAGAGCGAGCTGGCCGGACGGATGCTTCCCGACCACCCCGACAAGGCCGCCAAGGAGGTGGCCGACATCGAGCGGGTCAGCCGTCAGGCCCTGGTGGATGTGCGCGAGGCCGTCTCCGGGTACCGCAGGCGCACCCTGGCCGGCGAACTGGCGGGCGCCCGCACCGCGCTGGCGGCCGCGGGCATCGAGGGCGACGTCCCGCTGGAGCCGCCCGCCGAACTGCCGGCGGAGGAGGCGGAGGCGGCGCTCGCCTGGGCGCTGCGGGAGGCCGTCACCAATGTCGTGCGGCACAGCTCGGCCCGGCACTGCACGGTGGCGTTCGCGGCGCGGCAGACGCTCGCAGGACCGCTCCTGGAGCTGTCCGTGGAGGATGACGGGGTGGGCGGTTCCGGTGCCGCCGCGGGCAACGGCCTGACGGGCCTGGCCGAGCGCGTGGAGGCGGTCGGCGGGGCCCTGGAGACGGGTCCCGCGGCCCGCCGCGGCTTCCGCCTGGCGGCCCGTGTTCCGCTGGCGGAGGCGCCCGTAGGATCCCCCTCATGA
- a CDS encoding response regulator transcription factor translates to MSSGNSAEGAGDVIRILLAEDQSMVREALAALLGLEPDIDVVVQVARGDEVLAAARAHDVDVALLDIEMPGRTGIEAAAELHAACPELKIVILTTFGRPGYLRSAMEAGAHAFLVKDAPAAQLAAAVRKVLAGERVIDPTLAAAALAEGANPLTDREREVLRAASGGATNAELAAALHLSQGTVRNYLSTAIQKLAVRNRAEAVSTARDKGWL, encoded by the coding sequence ATGAGCAGCGGCAACAGCGCCGAGGGCGCGGGCGATGTCATCAGGATTCTGCTGGCCGAGGACCAGTCGATGGTCCGCGAGGCCCTCGCGGCCCTGCTCGGCCTCGAACCCGACATCGACGTCGTCGTCCAGGTGGCCCGCGGCGACGAGGTGCTCGCGGCGGCCCGCGCGCACGACGTGGACGTGGCGCTGCTCGACATCGAGATGCCCGGCCGGACAGGCATCGAGGCGGCGGCCGAACTGCACGCCGCGTGCCCCGAGCTGAAGATCGTCATCCTCACCACCTTCGGCCGCCCCGGCTATCTGCGCAGCGCCATGGAGGCCGGCGCCCACGCGTTCCTGGTCAAGGACGCCCCCGCGGCCCAGCTCGCCGCGGCGGTGCGCAAGGTCCTCGCGGGGGAGCGGGTCATCGACCCGACGCTGGCCGCGGCGGCCCTCGCGGAGGGCGCGAACCCCCTGACGGACCGCGAGCGCGAGGTCCTGCGCGCGGCGTCCGGCGGCGCCACCAACGCCGAACTGGCCGCCGCCTTGCACCTCTCCCAGGGCACGGTCCGCAACTACCTCTCGACGGCGATCCAGAAGCTCGCGGTCCGCAACCGCGCGGAGGCGGTCAGCACCGCCCGCGACAAGGGCTGGCTCTGA